In one window of Rhizobium oryzihabitans DNA:
- a CDS encoding DapH/DapD/GlmU-related protein: MSVKVGLEPVIHESARVTNSSIGRYTEISERCRIEEVEMGDYSYVMQDGAIWCASIGKFVNIAASVRINATNHPMSRATLHHFTYRARSYWDDAEDETDFFAARRAKRVVIGNDVWIGHGSTILPGVTVGNGAVIGAGAVVSKDVAPYTIVGGVPARLIRERFPAELGSRMDALKWWDWDHATLRIALDDFRNLAAEDFVTKYAG; encoded by the coding sequence ATGAGCGTCAAGGTCGGTCTCGAACCCGTCATTCATGAAAGCGCCCGCGTCACCAATTCATCGATCGGCCGCTACACCGAAATTTCGGAACGCTGCCGCATCGAGGAAGTCGAGATGGGCGACTATTCCTACGTCATGCAGGATGGCGCGATCTGGTGCGCGAGCATCGGCAAATTCGTCAATATTGCTGCCTCCGTCCGTATCAACGCCACCAATCATCCGATGTCGCGGGCAACGCTGCATCATTTCACCTATCGCGCCCGCAGCTACTGGGACGATGCGGAGGATGAAACGGACTTTTTCGCCGCCCGGCGCGCCAAGCGCGTGGTGATCGGAAACGATGTGTGGATCGGCCATGGCTCGACCATCCTGCCCGGCGTCACCGTCGGAAACGGTGCGGTGATCGGGGCCGGTGCGGTCGTCTCGAAAGATGTGGCGCCCTATACCATCGTCGGCGGCGTACCCGCCCGGCTGATCCGGGAACGTTTCCCGGCGGAACTCGGAAGCCGGATGGACGCTCTGAAATGGTGGGACTGGGATCACGCAACGCTACGCATCGCATTGGACGATTTCCGGAACCTCGCCGCCGAAGATTTCGTGACAAAATACGCCGGCTAA
- the phnH gene encoding phosphonate C-P lyase system protein PhnH → MGVKAEALTGGFSDAVFDSQRVFKKLMDGMARPGTPQAIETAVAPPLPLCAATGAVLLALCDHDTPVWLSSALRKTTVPGWIGFHTGAVTTEEKGEAHFAVIEAGSAIATFGLFAQGSQEYPDRSTTLIIELPDLDGGRELLLSGPGIRHVNIISPSGLPDIFPMLWAENNAIFPRGVDVILTAGDKFVCLPRTTRIQQMEA, encoded by the coding sequence ATGGGTGTCAAGGCTGAAGCATTGACGGGCGGCTTTTCCGACGCCGTTTTCGATTCACAACGGGTTTTCAAGAAACTCATGGATGGCATGGCCCGGCCAGGCACACCGCAGGCCATCGAAACGGCGGTTGCCCCGCCCCTGCCGCTTTGCGCGGCAACCGGCGCCGTTCTTCTCGCGCTCTGCGACCACGACACGCCCGTCTGGCTGAGCAGCGCGCTGCGGAAAACGACGGTGCCGGGCTGGATCGGATTTCATACCGGAGCGGTTACCACAGAGGAGAAGGGCGAGGCGCATTTCGCCGTCATCGAGGCGGGAAGTGCAATTGCGACCTTCGGTCTTTTCGCGCAGGGAAGCCAGGAATATCCCGACCGTTCGACGACACTTATCATCGAATTGCCGGATCTCGACGGCGGGCGCGAGTTGCTGCTTTCCGGTCCCGGCATCCGTCACGTCAACATCATCAGCCCCTCAGGCCTGCCAGATATATTCCCGATGTTATGGGCAGAGAACAACGCCATTTTCCCGCGCGGCGTCGACGTCATTCTGACGGCCGGTGACAAATTCGTGTGCCTGCCACGCACCACCCGCATTCAACAGATGGAGGCGTAA
- the phnF gene encoding phosphonate metabolism transcriptional regulator PhnF — translation MSPSAAMKRKNGVALWRQIADRIRGEIAAGDHDETGMLPPEMALAEKFGVNRHTVRSAIAALASEGILEPMQGRGTMIARKERLSFPISRRTRFTAGIGDQVKEMEALLLSHMTEPANADLAARLKVQPGAPLVRLETLRKADNRPVSRSTTWFPADRFDGIGEAYQKSGSITAAFEMLGVADYVRISTVISASHADTQDLSDLELSPGAILLVTQALNADMDGIPVQYAISRFSADTVEFTVEN, via the coding sequence ATGAGCCCTTCGGCAGCAATGAAAAGAAAGAACGGCGTGGCGCTCTGGCGGCAGATCGCCGACCGGATCAGAGGCGAGATCGCAGCGGGCGATCACGACGAAACCGGCATGTTGCCGCCGGAAATGGCGCTGGCCGAAAAATTCGGCGTCAACCGTCACACCGTCAGAAGCGCTATAGCCGCCCTTGCAAGCGAAGGCATTCTTGAGCCGATGCAGGGGCGCGGCACAATGATTGCCCGCAAGGAACGCCTGAGCTTTCCGATTTCACGGCGCACGCGGTTCACGGCGGGCATCGGCGATCAGGTGAAGGAAATGGAGGCGCTGCTTCTTTCCCATATGACCGAGCCGGCAAATGCGGATCTCGCAGCGCGGCTCAAAGTGCAGCCCGGTGCGCCGCTCGTGCGTCTGGAAACCCTGCGCAAGGCCGACAACCGGCCGGTTTCCCGTTCCACCACATGGTTCCCGGCGGATCGTTTCGATGGGATCGGCGAGGCCTACCAAAAAAGCGGGTCGATCACCGCTGCCTTCGAAATGCTGGGCGTGGCGGATTATGTACGCATCTCCACCGTCATTTCCGCAAGCCATGCGGATACGCAGGATCTGTCCGATCTCGAATTGTCGCCCGGCGCAATCCTGCTCGTCACCCAGGCGCTGAACGCTGATATGGATGGCATCCCGGTGCAATACGCCATCAGCCGGTTCTCGGCCGATACGGTTGAGTTCACGGTGGAGAATTAA
- a CDS encoding carbon-phosphorus lyase complex subunit PhnI has translation MYVAVKGGETAIANAHRLLADKRRGDRDLPAMTVAQIVSQLSLAVDRVMAEASLYDKSLAALAVKQSRGDMIEAIFLLRAYRTTLPRFGYSLPVDTAKMTVQRRVSATYKDLPGGQLLGPTFDYTHRLLDPSLLEDETVETAVRREGEPEYVMRVSDILAEEGLIESDGDMPDDHIAGDLTREPMEFPMPRDLRLQSLARGDEGFLLALAYSTQRGYGRTHPFVGEIRIGEVEVELDVPELGFAVSLGDIQVTECQMVNQFKGSAKAPPQFTRGYGLVFGQSERKAMAMSLVDRALRAGEFGEDVVAPAQDEEFVISHADNVQATGFVEHLKLPHYVDFQAELGLVRKMRTDFDAINSNGAEWMGDAAE, from the coding sequence ATGTATGTTGCCGTGAAAGGCGGGGAAACCGCCATTGCCAACGCCCACCGGCTTCTGGCCGATAAGCGGCGCGGAGACCGCGACCTGCCCGCCATGACGGTGGCGCAGATCGTCTCGCAGCTTTCGCTTGCCGTCGACCGGGTGATGGCGGAGGCTTCGCTTTACGATAAGTCGCTTGCGGCCCTTGCCGTCAAACAGTCCCGCGGCGACATGATCGAAGCCATATTCCTGCTGCGTGCCTACCGCACGACCCTGCCCCGTTTCGGTTATTCGCTGCCGGTGGATACCGCAAAGATGACGGTGCAGCGCCGCGTTTCCGCAACCTACAAGGACTTGCCGGGCGGACAATTGCTGGGGCCAACCTTCGATTACACCCACCGCCTGCTCGATCCCTCGCTTCTTGAAGACGAGACTGTCGAGACCGCTGTCCGACGTGAAGGAGAGCCGGAATATGTCATGCGCGTCTCCGACATTCTGGCCGAAGAGGGGCTCATCGAAAGCGACGGCGACATGCCGGACGATCATATTGCCGGCGATCTGACACGGGAACCGATGGAATTTCCGATGCCGCGTGATCTGCGCCTGCAATCGCTGGCGCGCGGTGACGAGGGCTTCCTTCTGGCGCTCGCCTATTCGACGCAGCGCGGTTACGGCCGCACGCATCCCTTTGTCGGCGAAATCCGCATCGGCGAGGTGGAAGTCGAACTCGACGTTCCCGAACTTGGTTTTGCTGTCTCGCTTGGCGATATTCAGGTGACCGAATGCCAGATGGTCAACCAGTTCAAGGGCTCGGCCAAGGCACCACCGCAATTCACCCGCGGCTATGGTCTGGTATTCGGCCAGAGCGAGCGCAAGGCAATGGCCATGTCTCTCGTGGACCGCGCACTGCGTGCGGGCGAGTTCGGCGAGGATGTGGTTGCCCCTGCTCAGGACGAGGAATTCGTTATCTCACACGCCGACAACGTGCAGGCGACTGGCTTCGTCGAACATCTGAAATTACCGCACTACGTGGATTTTCAGGCCGAACTCGGTCTGGTCAGAAAAATGCGCACCGATTTCGACGCGATCAATTCCAACGGCGCGGAATGGATGGGCGATGCGGCCGAATAG
- a CDS encoding alpha-D-ribose 1-methylphosphonate 5-phosphate C-P-lyase PhnJ, whose protein sequence is MLKEVSFDDGLAAYNFAYLDEQTKRMIRRAILKAIAIPGYQVPFASREMPMPYGWGTGGVQVTASILGPDDVLKVIDQGADDTTNAVSIRAFFQKVANVAVTTRTKDATIIQTRHRIPEEELHSGQVLVYQVPIPEPLRFLEPRETETRVMHALEEYGLMHVKLYEDIARNGRISTTYAYPVKVAGRYVMDPSPTPKFDNPKMHLSDALQLFGAGREKRIYAVPPYTDVVSLDFEDHPFEIQRFDKPCALCGGENVYLDEVVLDDKGGRMFVCSDTDHCEDRRAHGHKGHLLADVKEAAE, encoded by the coding sequence ATGCTTAAAGAAGTTTCATTCGACGACGGGCTGGCTGCCTACAACTTCGCCTATCTGGACGAACAGACCAAGCGGATGATCCGCCGGGCGATCCTGAAGGCCATCGCCATTCCCGGTTATCAGGTTCCCTTCGCGTCCCGCGAAATGCCCATGCCCTATGGCTGGGGCACCGGCGGCGTGCAGGTGACGGCATCCATCCTCGGTCCCGACGATGTGCTGAAGGTTATCGACCAGGGTGCCGACGACACCACCAACGCCGTATCCATCCGCGCCTTCTTCCAGAAGGTGGCGAATGTGGCCGTGACCACCCGCACCAAGGATGCCACCATCATCCAGACGCGGCACCGCATTCCCGAAGAGGAGCTGCATTCGGGGCAGGTTCTCGTCTATCAGGTTCCGATCCCGGAGCCTTTGCGTTTCCTTGAGCCGCGCGAGACCGAGACCCGTGTCATGCACGCGCTGGAGGAATATGGCCTGATGCACGTCAAGCTATATGAGGACATCGCCCGCAACGGCCGGATTTCCACCACCTATGCCTATCCGGTGAAGGTTGCCGGTCGTTACGTGATGGACCCCTCTCCGACACCGAAATTCGACAACCCGAAAATGCACCTGTCGGACGCCCTGCAATTGTTCGGGGCCGGGCGTGAAAAGCGCATCTATGCCGTGCCGCCCTATACGGATGTCGTCAGCCTCGATTTCGAAGACCATCCGTTCGAGATCCAGCGCTTTGACAAGCCCTGCGCGCTGTGTGGCGGCGAGAATGTCTATCTGGACGAGGTGGTACTGGACGACAAGGGCGGGCGGATGTTCGTCTGCTCCGATACCGACCATTGCGAGGACCGCCGCGCCCATGGCCACAAGGGCCATCTGCTTGCGGATGTGAAGGAGGCCGCAGAATGA
- the phnE gene encoding phosphonate ABC transporter, permease protein PhnE: protein MATTLQPGTLTPEGLSASSRTVMRHYQQQLATRRIYTVISLVVFLIILAASLNFANEANSGKFFERLPYFFDFLKTFVPDSPLEIFRAMFDLPSPYDNGSMKYNYVADRVYVTDSFYIPHFIYQLIITLNIALVSTIIGTSFAFVLCFFASTNLVGSGVVRWIVRRVMEVLRAFPEIVVAGLLTAILSIGPIAAIIAISIHTIGALGKLFFEVVENADMKPDEGLRASGANWLERVRFAIVPQVLPNFVSYALLRAEINVRASTIIGAVGGGGIGEVFRLSIGNDHASKTYAIIILLLITIIAVDQFSSWLRRRLIGHQSFEFGRGAA, encoded by the coding sequence ATGGCGACCACACTGCAACCTGGTACCCTCACGCCCGAGGGATTAAGCGCATCGTCCCGAACGGTCATGCGTCACTATCAACAGCAGCTTGCGACACGGCGGATCTATACCGTCATCTCGCTCGTGGTCTTTCTGATCATTCTCGCAGCGTCGCTGAATTTCGCCAACGAGGCGAATTCGGGCAAGTTCTTCGAGCGGCTGCCGTATTTCTTCGACTTCCTGAAGACATTCGTGCCGGATAGTCCGCTGGAAATCTTCCGGGCGATGTTCGACCTGCCGTCTCCCTACGACAACGGGTCGATGAAATACAACTATGTCGCGGATCGCGTTTACGTCACCGACAGCTTCTACATACCGCATTTCATCTACCAGCTGATCATCACCCTCAATATCGCACTGGTTTCGACGATCATCGGCACTAGCTTTGCCTTCGTGCTCTGCTTCTTCGCCTCCACCAATCTTGTCGGTTCAGGCGTTGTGCGCTGGATCGTGCGTCGGGTGATGGAAGTGCTGCGCGCCTTTCCCGAAATCGTCGTCGCCGGCTTGCTCACGGCCATTCTCTCGATCGGGCCGATTGCGGCGATCATCGCGATTTCCATTCATACGATCGGGGCTCTCGGCAAACTGTTCTTCGAAGTGGTGGAGAATGCTGACATGAAGCCGGATGAAGGCCTTCGCGCATCCGGCGCAAACTGGCTGGAGCGGGTGCGCTTCGCCATCGTGCCGCAGGTTCTGCCCAATTTCGTTTCCTACGCGCTGCTGCGCGCCGAAATCAACGTGCGCGCCTCGACCATCATCGGCGCCGTCGGCGGCGGCGGTATCGGCGAGGTCTTCCGGCTCTCGATCGGTAACGACCATGCCTCCAAGACCTATGCCATCATCATCCTGCTGCTGATCACAATCATTGCCGTCGACCAGTTTTCAAGCTGGCTGCGCCGCAGGCTGATCGGCCATCAATCCTTTGAATTCGGACGGGGAGCGGCCTGA
- the phnC gene encoding phosphonate ABC transporter ATP-binding protein, producing the protein MSFHLKQVTRRFGNHTAVDSVNVEIPQGQMVGVIGRSGAGKSTLLRMINRLVDPSSGSIHFNDTEVSALKGAALRNWQRDCAMIFQQFNLVPRLDVLTNVMLGRLNHRSTVLSLFNIFTDEERLMAIAALERLGIEHVAMQAAGTLSGGQQQRVAIARALMQSPKMVLADEPIASLDPLNAKIVMDALRDINEREGITVMTNLHTLDTARNYCERIIGMSQGRVVFDGTPAELTAAAVTEIYGTDSHGAGIDETMTSTSINIPGAQLASRPVQQSAGPEPLALAGL; encoded by the coding sequence ATGAGCTTTCACCTGAAGCAAGTCACGCGCCGTTTCGGCAACCACACTGCGGTTGATTCCGTGAATGTCGAGATACCGCAGGGCCAGATGGTTGGCGTGATCGGGCGTTCGGGCGCTGGAAAATCGACGCTGCTGCGCATGATCAACCGCCTCGTCGACCCTTCCTCGGGTTCCATCCATTTCAACGATACGGAAGTCTCGGCGCTGAAGGGTGCGGCGCTGCGCAACTGGCAGCGTGACTGCGCCATGATCTTCCAGCAGTTCAATCTGGTGCCGCGCCTCGACGTGCTCACCAATGTCATGCTCGGTCGCCTCAATCACCGTTCGACGGTGCTCAGCCTCTTTAACATCTTCACGGATGAAGAGCGTCTGATGGCGATCGCCGCTCTCGAGCGGCTCGGCATCGAACATGTGGCCATGCAGGCGGCGGGTACGCTTTCCGGCGGCCAACAGCAGCGCGTCGCCATCGCCCGGGCGCTGATGCAGTCGCCGAAGATGGTTCTGGCCGACGAGCCGATCGCCTCGCTCGACCCACTGAACGCCAAGATCGTGATGGACGCGCTGCGCGACATCAACGAACGTGAAGGCATCACCGTCATGACCAACCTGCACACGCTGGATACGGCGCGCAATTATTGCGAACGCATCATCGGCATGTCGCAGGGCCGCGTCGTCTTCGACGGAACGCCCGCCGAACTGACGGCGGCGGCGGTCACGGAAATCTACGGCACGGATTCGCACGGCGCCGGCATCGACGAGACGATGACCTCAACCAGCATCAATATTCCCGGCGCGCAGCTTGCTTCGCGGCCGGTTCAGCAATCTGCCGGTCCCGAACCGCTGGCTCTCGCCGGGCTCTGA
- the phnK gene encoding phosphonate C-P lyase system protein PhnK codes for MSDAPLLKVRDVSKYYGDRAGCRNVSFELFPGEVLAIVGESGSGKTTLLNCISTRLVPTAGSVEYRMRDGSVRDLYHMGEAERRFLMRTDWGFVHQNPADGLRMAVSAGANVGERLMAVGNRHYGNIRQSASEWLERVEIGTDRIDDQPRAFSGGMRQRLQIARNLVTSPRLVFMDEPTGGLDVSVQARLLDLVRGLVNDLGLAVIVVTHDLAVARLLSHRMMVMKGGDVIEHGLTDRVLDDPREPYTQLLVSSILQV; via the coding sequence ATGAGCGACGCACCGCTTTTGAAAGTCAGGGACGTTTCCAAATATTACGGTGACCGCGCCGGTTGCCGCAACGTCTCCTTCGAGCTCTTTCCCGGCGAGGTTCTGGCGATCGTCGGTGAATCCGGCTCCGGCAAGACCACGCTTCTCAACTGCATTTCCACCCGGCTCGTGCCGACGGCCGGCAGCGTGGAATATCGCATGCGCGACGGCTCGGTGCGCGATCTCTATCATATGGGCGAGGCCGAACGGCGTTTCCTGATGCGGACCGACTGGGGTTTCGTGCACCAGAACCCGGCGGATGGCCTGCGCATGGCGGTTTCGGCCGGCGCCAATGTCGGCGAGCGGCTTATGGCCGTTGGTAACCGGCATTACGGCAACATCCGGCAATCCGCCAGCGAATGGCTGGAGCGGGTGGAAATCGGCACCGACCGTATCGATGACCAGCCGCGCGCCTTTTCAGGCGGCATGCGCCAGCGTCTGCAGATCGCCCGTAACCTGGTAACCTCACCGCGCCTTGTCTTCATGGACGAACCGACCGGCGGCCTTGATGTCTCCGTGCAGGCACGTCTGCTCGATCTCGTGCGCGGCCTCGTCAACGATCTCGGCCTTGCCGTCATCGTCGTTACCCATGATCTCGCGGTAGCACGGCTGCTTTCCCATCGCATGATGGTGATGAAGGGCGGCGACGTCATCGAACACGGTCTGACGGACCGCGTGCTGGACGATCCGCGCGAGCCCTATACGCAATTGCTTGTTTCCTCCATCTTGCAGGTTTGA
- the phnG gene encoding phosphonate C-P lyase system protein PhnG, whose translation MNNEAANLHTERKRVAALLARATVQELEAVWNRQDASPQTENVRGPETGLVMVKGRIGGGGAPFNLGETTVTRATVKLASGTVGHAHVLGTGRKKAWYAAVFDALWQESPTRGFIETELLSPVEKRLTEETDRKTKETAATRVDFFTMVRGED comes from the coding sequence ATGAATAACGAAGCTGCGAATTTACATACGGAAAGGAAACGGGTGGCAGCACTTCTTGCCCGCGCCACCGTTCAGGAACTTGAGGCGGTCTGGAACCGGCAGGATGCCAGCCCGCAGACGGAAAACGTGCGGGGGCCTGAAACCGGCCTCGTCATGGTCAAGGGCCGTATCGGCGGCGGCGGTGCGCCCTTCAATCTCGGGGAAACGACCGTGACAAGGGCAACCGTCAAGCTTGCCTCCGGAACAGTCGGCCATGCGCATGTGCTCGGCACCGGCCGCAAGAAGGCCTGGTATGCTGCGGTTTTCGACGCGCTCTGGCAGGAAAGCCCGACGCGCGGCTTCATCGAAACCGAGCTTCTTTCACCCGTTGAAAAAAGGCTGACCGAGGAGACGGACCGGAAAACGAAAGAAACCGCCGCAACGAGGGTCGATTTCTTCACCATGGTGCGAGGAGAAGATTGA
- the phnL gene encoding phosphonate C-P lyase system protein PhnL → MPTPLIVSEVFKSFTMHLRDGIELPVVRDVSFSVSGGECVVLGGPSGIGKSSILKMLYGNYAIDSGQILIRHEDQVIDIGNASPRTILEIRHRTIGYVSQFLRTVPRVPAIDVVAEPLFARKVAAEEAREQAAMLLSKLNLPRELWSLPPATFSGGEQQRVNIARGFITDHAILLLDEPTASLDAVNRRVVVDMILEKKAKGTALLGIFHDEEVREAVADRILDVSQFSPRKVAA, encoded by the coding sequence ATGCCGACGCCTCTTATCGTTTCGGAAGTCTTCAAAAGCTTCACCATGCATCTTCGCGACGGCATCGAACTGCCTGTTGTCCGCGATGTCAGTTTTTCCGTTTCCGGTGGCGAATGTGTCGTGCTTGGCGGCCCGTCCGGCATCGGCAAAAGCTCGATCCTGAAAATGCTCTATGGCAACTATGCCATCGACAGTGGACAGATTCTCATCCGCCACGAGGACCAGGTCATCGACATCGGCAACGCCTCGCCGCGCACGATCCTTGAAATCCGGCACCGCACCATTGGCTATGTCAGTCAGTTCCTGCGCACCGTGCCGCGTGTTCCGGCCATCGATGTCGTCGCCGAGCCGCTTTTCGCCCGCAAGGTTGCCGCGGAAGAGGCTCGCGAGCAGGCAGCCATGCTGCTTTCGAAACTCAACCTGCCACGGGAATTGTGGTCGCTTCCGCCGGCAACATTTTCGGGCGGGGAGCAGCAGCGTGTCAACATCGCGCGCGGCTTCATCACCGATCATGCTATCCTGCTCCTCGACGAACCGACCGCCTCGCTGGACGCTGTCAACCGCCGCGTGGTCGTTGACATGATCCTCGAGAAAAAGGCGAAGGGCACGGCGTTGCTCGGCATTTTCCATGATGAGGAAGTGCGCGAAGCCGTGGCCGACCGCATTCTGGACGTCTCGCAATTTTCACCGCGCAAGGTGGCGGCATGA
- the phnE gene encoding phosphonate ABC transporter, permease protein PhnE, which produces MSSSFILNTADRERLTAAHPAIFNRGFMQRYGLLTGIAAVLVYLTACFFFFNVGPTFMQGRWDRASSYIQDWYSWRAQPRLRFEDGKVDPQWSSRGQYPTDAKIDWLQPLPDGGYSVIYAGTENRLDVTPTRVDVYVDGKNYPVIINGDAARAPEGLPEEIRQDGNKVLVHYGFAGQAEIRTSQVYVQRRFLGWANFLFDTKSEFWGKGYGELAALALWGERLDPERSNIGNMADDFLDNSVWQHADIFSKLMQTLVMAFVGTLFGTLVALPLAFIAARNITANKAANWGMKRLFDFLRSIDMLIWALFFTRSFGPGPIPGIAAIFFTDTGALGKVYAEALENVDDKQREGVKSVGASPIAVNRFGVLPQVLPVFISQSLYFWESNTRSATIIGAVGAGGIGLKLLEAMGTNADWDKVAYMVLLILFVVFLFDHISNSLRSRLIGKTQH; this is translated from the coding sequence ATGTCGTCCAGCTTCATTCTCAACACCGCCGACCGCGAGAGGCTGACGGCCGCGCATCCTGCCATTTTCAATCGCGGTTTCATGCAGCGATACGGCCTGCTGACGGGCATTGCCGCCGTCCTCGTCTATCTTACTGCCTGCTTCTTCTTCTTCAATGTCGGGCCGACCTTCATGCAGGGCCGGTGGGATCGCGCTTCGAGCTATATTCAGGACTGGTATTCCTGGCGCGCGCAGCCCCGTCTGCGTTTTGAAGACGGCAAGGTCGATCCGCAATGGTCGAGCCGTGGACAGTACCCCACCGATGCAAAGATCGACTGGTTGCAGCCGCTGCCAGATGGCGGCTACAGCGTCATTTATGCGGGTACGGAAAATCGCCTCGATGTGACCCCGACCCGGGTGGACGTCTATGTCGACGGCAAGAACTATCCCGTCATCATCAATGGCGACGCCGCTCGTGCGCCTGAGGGTCTTCCGGAAGAAATCCGGCAGGACGGCAACAAGGTTCTCGTGCATTACGGTTTCGCCGGTCAGGCGGAAATCCGCACCAGCCAGGTCTATGTCCAGCGGCGATTCCTCGGATGGGCCAACTTCCTGTTTGATACCAAGTCGGAATTCTGGGGCAAGGGTTACGGCGAACTGGCCGCTCTGGCATTGTGGGGGGAGAGGCTCGATCCGGAGCGCTCCAATATCGGCAATATGGCCGATGATTTCCTCGACAACAGCGTCTGGCAGCATGCCGATATTTTCTCCAAGCTGATGCAGACGCTGGTCATGGCCTTTGTGGGCACGCTGTTCGGTACGCTCGTTGCCCTGCCGCTCGCCTTCATCGCTGCACGCAATATCACCGCCAACAAGGCAGCCAACTGGGGCATGAAGCGACTGTTCGACTTCCTGCGCTCGATCGACATGCTGATCTGGGCACTGTTCTTCACCCGCAGCTTCGGCCCCGGGCCGATCCCCGGCATTGCCGCGATCTTTTTCACCGATACCGGTGCGCTCGGCAAGGTTTATGCCGAGGCTCTGGAGAATGTGGACGACAAGCAGCGCGAAGGCGTCAAGTCGGTCGGCGCGTCTCCGATTGCGGTCAATCGTTTCGGCGTGTTGCCGCAGGTCCTGCCGGTCTTCATTTCCCAGTCGCTTTATTTCTGGGAAAGCAACACCCGCTCCGCCACTATCATCGGTGCGGTCGGCGCCGGCGGTATCGGCCTAAAACTCCTGGAGGCGATGGGCACCAATGCCGACTGGGACAAGGTTGCCTATATGGTCCTGCTCATCCTGTTCGTCGTCTTCCTGTTCGACCACATCTCGAACTCGCTGCGCTCGCGCCTGATCGGAAAAACCCAACATTAA
- the phnD gene encoding phosphonate ABC transporter substrate-binding protein produces the protein MLKKILLSAVALGVLAGSAMAQDVKVLRIGLDGSENEADQIRNTKCVADGLKAATGVSEVQVFPSPDYNGVIQGLLGGTIDIASMGASSYAKIALADPKAVDPILTTAGSDGSTGYYTIMVARKDSGIKTLADAKGKKIGFADPDSTSGFLVPNVAIPKETGVPVKEYFAETGFGGGHENLVLAVLDKKFDVGTTFGSGVGKWEEGYTAGNLYQMVKKGNLDMDDIVEVWKSPLIPNGPLMVANKIGDSMKQKVETFFMELPKKDLACFQGFSQGKNTGYVKVDPSFYQTIIDARKSVIGG, from the coding sequence ATGTTGAAGAAAATCCTTCTTTCGGCAGTCGCCCTTGGCGTTCTGGCCGGTTCCGCCATGGCTCAGGACGTCAAGGTCCTGCGTATCGGTCTCGACGGTTCCGAAAACGAAGCCGATCAGATCCGCAACACGAAGTGCGTTGCCGATGGCCTGAAGGCCGCGACCGGCGTTTCCGAAGTTCAGGTTTTCCCGTCGCCGGATTATAACGGCGTTATCCAGGGCCTGCTCGGCGGCACCATCGACATCGCCTCCATGGGCGCTTCCTCCTACGCCAAGATCGCTCTTGCCGATCCGAAGGCTGTCGATCCGATCCTGACCACGGCTGGCTCTGACGGTTCGACCGGTTATTACACCATCATGGTCGCCCGCAAGGACAGCGGCATCAAGACGCTGGCCGACGCCAAGGGCAAGAAGATCGGCTTCGCCGATCCTGACTCCACCTCCGGCTTCCTCGTCCCGAACGTTGCTATCCCGAAGGAAACCGGCGTTCCGGTCAAGGAATACTTCGCCGAAACCGGTTTCGGCGGCGGTCATGAGAACCTCGTTCTCGCCGTTCTCGACAAGAAGTTCGACGTTGGCACGACCTTCGGTTCGGGCGTCGGCAAGTGGGAAGAAGGCTACACGGCCGGCAACCTCTACCAGATGGTCAAGAAGGGCAATCTCGACATGGACGATATCGTCGAAGTCTGGAAGTCCCCGCTGATCCCGAACGGTCCGCTCATGGTCGCAAACAAGATCGGCGACAGCATGAAGCAGAAGGTCGAGACCTTCTTCATGGAACTGCCGAAGAAGGACCTCGCTTGCTTCCAGGGCTTCAGCCAGGGCAAGAACACCGGCTACGTCAAGGTTGATCCGTCCTTCTACCAGACGATCATCGACGCCCGTAAGTCCGTTATCGGCGGCTGA